In the genome of Notamacropus eugenii isolate mMacEug1 chromosome 5, mMacEug1.pri_v2, whole genome shotgun sequence, one region contains:
- the LOC140507593 gene encoding olfactory receptor 51V1-like, whose protein sequence is MSALPSHNLSTSIFFLTGFPGLEQFYAWIAIPFSSIYAIVLLGNCMILRVIWTESSLHEPMFYFLAMLAFTDLCMGLSTIQTVLGILWGFSNDISLDACIAQTYFIHGLSCTESGVLLAMSFDRFIAICNPLRYTTILTNTRVIQAGMIILLRSSLSILPVTIRLKFFHYCRHHILSHSFCLHQDLLRLPCSDIRFNSFYALALVICTLLLDSLLILLSYIQILHTVLAIASQEERLKSFETCISYICAVLVFYIPITGLTMVHRFGKHLSPLVHVLMGNIYILFPPLMNPIIYSIKTKQIRFKIQRFFLLKSV, encoded by the coding sequence ATGTCAGCTCTTCCTAGTCACAACCTCAGTACCTCCATATTCTTCCTCACTGGCTTTCCAGGATTAGAACAATTTTATGCATGGATTGCCATCCCTTTCTCATCTATCTATGCTATTGTCCTTTTGGGAAATTGCATGATTCTCCGTGTGATCTGGACTGAATCAAGTCTACATGAACCCATGTTCTACTTCCTGGCTATGCTGGCTTTCACTGACCTGTGCATGGGGCTGTCTACCATTCAGACAGTATTGGGGATCTTATGGGGGTTCAGCAATGATATCAGCCTGGATGCTTGCATTGCCCAGACTTACTTCATTCATGGTCTGTCATGTACAGAGTCTGGAGTTCTTCTTGCCATGTCATTTGATCGATTCATTGCAATCTGTAATCCTCTTAGATATACAACTATCTTGACAAATACCAGAGTCATTCAAGCTGGGATGATTATTTTGTTGAGGAGTTCTTTGTCAATTCTTCCTGTCACCATCCGCCTGAAGTTCTTCCATTATTGCCGCCACCACATCCTCTCCCACTCTTTCTGTCTACACCAGGACCTGCTCCGGCTGCCTTGCTCTGACATCCGCTTCAATAGCTTCTATGCTCTGGCTCTGGTGATCTGCACCTTGCTATTAGactccctcctcatcctcctctcttACATCCAGATCCTACATACAGTTTTAGCTATTGCATCCCAGGAGGAGAGACTCAAGTCCTTCGAGACCTGTATCTCCTATATCTGTGCTGTCCTGGTTTTCTACATCCCCATTACTGGTCTTACAATGGTGCATCGGTTTGGAAAACACCTCTCACCCCTCGTCCATGTCCTGATGGGGAACATCTATATTCTTTTTCCACCTCTCATGAATCCCATCATTTACAGCATCAAGACTAAGCAAATTCGCTTCAAGATTCAAAGATTCTTCCTGTTGAAAAGCGTTTGA
- the LOC140508755 gene encoding LOW QUALITY PROTEIN: olfactory receptor 51L1-like (The sequence of the model RefSeq protein was modified relative to this genomic sequence to represent the inferred CDS: inserted 1 base in 1 codon), whose product MTDFNASSASSSTFYLTGIPGYEAIHQWISIPFCIFYFIGIVGNCTILHVIWTDPILHEPMYYFLAMLSFADMGMSLPTLLSVLQVLWSISREIEFNPCVIQMFFIHSFSFMESAVLLVMAFDRYVAICHPLRYATILTPQRIARXGIFVVLRSSLPVIPLMILLAYFPFCHSHVLSHSYCLHQDIIRLVCADTKFNSMYGLIVLILYWGCDSLGILVSYIFILHSVLNIASWEERIKTLNTCVSHICAVLILYVPMIGLSIVHRFAKRASPLVHVLMAHIYLLVPPVLNPIIYSVKNKKIRRGIIHLITLKRMHSTLR is encoded by the exons ATGACAGACTTCAATGCCAGCAGTGCCTCTTCCTCCACATTCTACCTTACTGGAATTCCTGGTTATGAGGCAATACACCAATGGATCTCTATCCCCTTCTGCATCTTCTACTTTATTGGAATAGTGGGTAACTGCACCATCCTTCATGTTATCTGGACTGACCCAATCCTTCATGAACCCATGTACTATTTCTTGGCCATGTTGTCCTTTGCAGACATGGGCATGTCCCTTCCCACCCTTTTATCTGTCCTCCAAGTATTGTGGTCCATATCCAGGGAGATTGAATTCAATCCCTGTGTGATACAGATGttttttatccattctttctccttcatgGAATCAGCAGTGCTCTTAGTAATGGCCTTTGATCGCTATGTAGCTATATGTCATCCGTTAAGATATGCCACCATTCTCACCCCACAGCGCATTGCTA ATGGAATATTTGTTGTTTTGAGGAGCTCTCTCCCTGTCATTCCACTGATGATCCTCCTGGCATACTTCCCATTCTGCCATTCCCATGTCCTCTCTCATTCTTATTGCCTGCATCAAGATATAATACGGCTGGTTTGCGCAGATACCAAATTCAATTCTATGTATGGGTTGATTGTGCTCATTTTATACTGGGGATGTGATTCATTGGGCATCTTGGTGTCTTACATCTTCATTCTTCACTCTGTGCTGAACATTGCATCCTGGGAAGAGAGGATTAAGACTCTTAACACATGTGTCTCCCACATCTGTGCTGTCCTCATCCTTTATGTGCCCATGATTGGCCTTTCCATTGTCCACCGCTTTGCCAAGCGTGCCTCTCCCCTTGTGCATGTCCTTATGGCTCATATCTACCTGCTAGTACCCCCTGTTCTCAACCCCATCATCTACAgtgtgaaaaataagaaaattcgtAGGGGGATCATCCACCTGATTACCCTCAAGAGAATGCACTCCACCCTGAGGTAA